In Candidatus Kaistella beijingensis, a genomic segment contains:
- a CDS encoding toprim domain-containing protein: protein MNCKQFNSVKLEEILVSLGHHPTKQNEKEAWFLNPFYTETQASFKINKNLNYWYLHSEGIGGNNVDFMKKYLNESVKEVLEWAEKQNFSSFQQQNVIHSINSKPNYQITEIKKLQNEHLKSYLHQRGLSKVVYPLVKEIHFTIGEKKLYAIGFENFSGGWELRNSFYKGSLQKKDISIVNLNNENQNETGKRIVVFEGFMDALSFVEMKPFFIGDLLVMNSISLLNRTKEHLKIYSEIHLFLDNDKAGETCKNEILKSFPEAKNHSEIYALHKDLNDYLQFKNNTEIEKKQQIDLKSKQEQEESEIYQTYKRKR from the coding sequence ATGAACTGCAAACAATTCAACTCTGTAAAGTTGGAAGAAATCCTTGTTTCACTCGGACACCATCCAACAAAACAAAATGAAAAAGAAGCTTGGTTTCTCAATCCTTTTTACACAGAAACACAAGCCTCTTTTAAAATTAATAAAAATCTGAATTATTGGTATTTACACTCCGAAGGAATTGGCGGAAACAATGTCGATTTTATGAAAAAATATCTAAACGAATCAGTAAAAGAAGTTTTAGAATGGGCAGAAAAGCAAAATTTTTCTTCTTTTCAACAGCAGAATGTTATTCATTCAATAAATTCAAAACCAAATTATCAAATCACCGAAATCAAAAAACTCCAAAACGAACATCTTAAAAGCTATCTTCATCAAAGAGGACTTTCAAAAGTAGTATATCCGTTAGTTAAAGAAATTCATTTTACCATTGGAGAAAAGAAACTCTACGCTATAGGTTTTGAAAATTTTTCTGGAGGTTGGGAACTTAGAAATTCATTTTACAAAGGTTCATTACAGAAGAAAGATATTTCAATTGTAAATCTCAATAATGAAAATCAAAATGAAACAGGGAAAAGAATTGTCGTTTTTGAAGGATTTATGGATGCTTTGTCTTTTGTGGAGATGAAACCATTCTTCATTGGCGATTTGTTGGTAATGAATTCTATTTCATTGTTGAATAGAACCAAAGAACATTTAAAAATTTATTCCGAAATCCATTTGTTTTTAGACAATGATAAAGCAGGCGAAACTTGTAAAAATGAAATTCTGAAATCATTTCCCGAAGCCAAAAATCATTCTGAAATTTATGCTCTTCATAAAGATTTGAACGACTATTTACAATTCAAAAACAACACTGAAATCGAAAAAAAACAGCAGATAGACTTGAAATCAAAACAAGAACAAGAAGAAAGTGAAATATATCAAACTTACAAAAGAAAACGCTGA
- a CDS encoding response regulator transcription factor, giving the protein MKILIIEDEKELAKSIAEYLSTENYLCEKAATFHEAMYKIEIFNYDCILLDITLPDGNGLKILEELKKQQKQDGVIIISAKNSLEDKIKGLQIGADDYLTKPFHLSELAARVYSIIRRKQFDNTNIIQQNELTIDLLAKTASANNKPIILTKKEFDLLLYFIGNKNRVLSKSTLAEHLSGDFADMLDNHDFVYAHVKNLKKKLSEAGCETYLKTVYGTGYKWEVV; this is encoded by the coding sequence ATGAAGATTCTCATTATTGAAGACGAAAAAGAATTGGCTAAAAGCATTGCCGAATATCTTTCTACAGAAAATTATTTGTGCGAAAAGGCTGCGACATTTCACGAAGCGATGTATAAAATCGAAATTTTTAATTACGATTGCATTTTGTTGGACATTACTTTGCCAGACGGTAATGGTCTTAAAATTTTAGAAGAACTCAAAAAACAACAAAAACAGGATGGTGTTATTATCATTTCTGCCAAAAATTCTTTAGAAGATAAAATAAAAGGTTTGCAAATTGGTGCGGATGATTACCTCACAAAACCCTTCCATTTATCAGAATTGGCAGCCCGAGTGTACTCTATCATCAGAAGAAAGCAATTTGACAATACCAATATCATTCAGCAAAATGAACTAACGATTGACCTATTAGCAAAAACAGCTTCAGCAAACAATAAGCCTATTATTCTCACAAAAAAGGAATTTGATTTATTGCTTTATTTTATTGGAAATAAAAATCGTGTGCTTTCAAAAAGTACTTTAGCAGAACATCTTTCAGGGGATTTTGCGGATATGTTGGATAACCACGATTTTGTATATGCCCACGTAAAAAATCTAAAAAAGAAACTGTCCGAAGCAGGGTGCGAAACTTACTTGAAAACAGTTTACGGAACAGGCTATAAATGGGAGGTTGTTTAA
- a CDS encoding sensor histidine kinase encodes MKPLLNKTIKPFLIYVLIIFMVSVPVYYFVIDNIWKSELDEHNKMAAFAVQYNFNRLKLSDVELEKNIELWNQVQPNSKLQKVGSDDDLKNRIYTETNKNIFIQSQEPDRFRILSTVVYINKKPYRLTTQTNIEESGETIGVIIIMTVFFFILIVVGLLLLTKKLSNSIWKPFQNTLAQLKKFNLTKQTELIFEPTDTLEFTELNDSLQKLIAQNVNVFKSQKEFTENASHELQTPLAILKNKLDILLQSEGLTEKQYHIAEEMHTALNRSSRINKNLLLLTKIESHQFDDTEIINLTELMNQSILIFEEYFEKKEMKIDTQIDQNITIKGNNGLVEVLINNLLLNAIRYTESKGNINIELSKNSLQISNSGHKSLNSDLVFKRFIQLSQEKSGSGLGLSIVEKITQFHHWNISYQFENNRHIFSIAF; translated from the coding sequence ATGAAGCCTTTACTAAATAAAACCATAAAGCCGTTTCTTATTTATGTACTTATCATTTTTATGGTAAGTGTTCCGGTTTATTATTTTGTGATTGATAATATTTGGAAAAGTGAATTAGACGAACATAATAAAATGGCTGCCTTTGCCGTACAATATAATTTTAACCGCTTAAAATTATCTGATGTTGAGCTTGAAAAGAACATTGAACTATGGAATCAAGTTCAACCCAACTCAAAATTGCAAAAAGTTGGTTCAGACGATGATTTGAAAAATAGAATATATACCGAAACCAATAAAAATATTTTTATCCAATCCCAAGAACCTGACCGTTTCCGCATCCTTTCAACAGTTGTTTACATTAACAAAAAGCCGTACCGTCTTACCACACAAACCAATATCGAAGAATCGGGTGAAACCATTGGTGTTATTATCATTATGACGGTTTTTTTCTTTATTTTAATCGTTGTTGGATTGTTGTTATTGACCAAAAAATTATCCAACTCTATTTGGAAACCATTTCAAAATACTTTAGCTCAATTAAAGAAATTTAACCTCACAAAGCAGACTGAATTAATATTTGAACCAACCGATACTTTAGAGTTTACAGAACTAAATGATTCACTTCAAAAACTGATTGCTCAAAACGTTAATGTATTCAAATCTCAAAAAGAGTTTACAGAAAATGCCTCACACGAATTGCAAACACCTTTAGCGATTCTAAAAAACAAATTGGATATTCTATTGCAAAGCGAAGGATTAACGGAAAAGCAATATCATATTGCAGAAGAAATGCATACTGCCCTCAACAGAAGTTCCAGAATTAATAAAAATCTTTTACTTTTAACAAAAATTGAAAGCCATCAATTTGATGATACCGAAATTATTAATCTAACAGAATTAATGAATCAAAGTATCTTGATATTTGAAGAATATTTTGAGAAAAAAGAAATGAAAATTGACACTCAAATTGACCAAAATATTACAATAAAAGGCAATAATGGTTTAGTAGAAGTTTTGATTAATAATTTACTTTTAAACGCCATTCGTTATACTGAATCAAAAGGAAATATTAATATCGAGCTTTCCAAAAATTCATTACAAATATCCAATTCAGGTCATAAATCTTTAAACTCTGATTTGGTTTTCAAACGTTTTATCCAGCTTTCACAGGAGAAAAGCGGAAGTGGTTTAGGTTTGTCAATCGTTGAAAAAATTACTCAATTCCATCACTGGAATATTTCATATCAATTTGAAAATAATCGCCATATTTTTTCTATAGCATTCTAA
- a CDS encoding TolC family protein, with protein MQRIVFILWLMLINSSVFSQNTLQDYQQIAEQNSPLLKTSQNNIKIAALDSLMLKANYGFNVNVLGDASYTPVIKGWGYDNAIRNGQSLSGIVQVTKDIIGKDNLKTRTQIYSIAIEQLKNQRKLDALTLKRLITEQYLFAYSNQKEYEVLKEIIHLFEQEDIILKKLTQASVFKQTDYLNFKVNYQQNKLALQQKLNEWNGNYSQLNYLAGIQDVQTKNLEAPDFTTLFPPDYDNSIYADTYKTDSLKLVNDKKIIELDYKPKLSAYADGGYSSSLMVTPYKNFGYSVGLSLKVPIYDGKKKKMLLQQNEIQLDNQKQFYKFNKTQYQQKKAMIEKQIANYDKMITMAKEQLSYSKTLIEANLKQVPTGDVKVTDFILSINNYLILKTGIIQNELQRNILLNNLQNLIL; from the coding sequence ATGCAAAGAATCGTATTCATACTTTGGCTAATGCTTATAAATAGTAGTGTTTTCAGCCAAAACACGCTTCAAGATTATCAGCAAATTGCGGAGCAAAACAGTCCGCTTCTCAAAACTTCCCAAAACAATATCAAAATTGCAGCTTTAGACAGTTTGATGCTGAAAGCAAATTATGGTTTCAATGTTAATGTTTTGGGCGATGCTTCGTACACACCTGTTATTAAAGGATGGGGTTATGATAATGCAATTAGAAATGGGCAAAGTCTTTCGGGGATTGTGCAGGTTACAAAAGATATTATCGGAAAAGACAATCTTAAAACCCGTACTCAGATTTATTCCATCGCAATTGAGCAATTGAAAAATCAAAGAAAATTGGATGCCTTAACGCTGAAAAGATTAATAACAGAACAGTATTTATTTGCATACAGCAATCAAAAGGAATATGAAGTCCTGAAGGAAATTATTCATCTTTTTGAGCAGGAAGATATTATTCTGAAAAAGCTAACGCAAGCATCTGTTTTTAAACAAACGGACTATCTGAATTTCAAAGTGAATTATCAGCAAAACAAGTTGGCTTTACAACAAAAGTTAAATGAATGGAACGGCAATTACAGTCAGCTGAATTATTTGGCAGGTATTCAGGATGTTCAGACAAAAAATTTGGAAGCACCCGATTTCACAACGCTTTTCCCGCCTGATTATGATAATAGTATTTACGCAGACACTTACAAAACTGACAGTCTGAAATTAGTCAACGACAAAAAAATTATCGAGTTAGATTACAAACCCAAACTTTCGGCTTATGCTGACGGTGGTTATTCATCTTCACTTATGGTTACACCTTACAAAAACTTTGGGTATAGTGTAGGTTTGAGTTTGAAAGTGCCTATTTATGATGGCAAGAAGAAAAAAATGTTACTGCAACAAAACGAAATTCAATTGGACAACCAAAAGCAATTTTATAAGTTTAACAAAACGCAATACCAACAGAAAAAAGCAATGATAGAAAAGCAAATTGCCAATTATGACAAGATGATTACAATGGCAAAAGAACAGCTCTCATATTCAAAAACATTAATTGAAGCCAACTTGAAACAAGTGCCAACAGGCGATGTAAAAGTAACGGATTTCATTCTTTCTATCAATAATTATTTGATTTTAAAAACAGGTATTATCCAAAACGAATTACAAAGAAATATTTTACTCAACAATCTTCAAAACTTAATTCTATGA
- a CDS encoding efflux RND transporter periplasmic adaptor subunit, with product MKIVPIISILFFIGFISCKNDKAATETVQEPEVASKTPVKIGYATDTVSLDQSITLNATAAYLLKSDVKANTTGYITQVNIKLADQVGRGQTLFMLQTKEARALGNTINKLDKSFRFSGTSSVQSPSSGYVDMLNHQIGDYVQDGEVLASVTDQSSFGFVMNVPYEYNQLVNLGNRLDVLLPDNRILSGYVAKIMPNVDPVSQTEKVLVKVNNGGKIPENLIAKIALTKDRKSGIAVPKSSVLTDDVQSEFWVMKLINDTTAIKTVIEKGLENDKWVELKSNNISLKDRLLTSGNFGLSDTAYVKIEK from the coding sequence ATGAAAATAGTCCCTATAATTTCCATTCTGTTTTTTATTGGTTTTATTTCGTGTAAAAACGATAAAGCAGCAACGGAAACTGTTCAAGAACCTGAAGTTGCTTCAAAAACACCTGTAAAAATTGGTTATGCCACAGATACCGTTTCTTTAGACCAAAGTATTACGCTGAATGCAACGGCAGCTTATCTTTTAAAATCCGATGTCAAAGCCAATACAACGGGCTATATCACGCAAGTCAACATCAAATTAGCCGACCAAGTTGGGCGTGGTCAAACCTTGTTTATGTTACAGACAAAAGAAGCCCGAGCTTTGGGAAATACCATCAATAAGTTGGACAAAAGTTTTCGGTTTTCGGGTACAAGCAGCGTACAAAGTCCGAGTAGTGGCTATGTTGATATGCTGAATCACCAGATTGGCGATTACGTGCAGGATGGCGAAGTCTTGGCAAGTGTTACCGACCAAAGCAGCTTCGGTTTTGTAATGAACGTTCCTTACGAATATAATCAGTTAGTCAATCTTGGTAATCGTTTGGATGTTTTGCTTCCTGATAACAGAATTTTATCAGGATATGTGGCGAAGATAATGCCCAATGTTGACCCAGTTTCTCAAACCGAAAAAGTATTAGTGAAAGTAAATAATGGTGGTAAGATTCCAGAAAATCTTATCGCAAAAATAGCTTTGACCAAAGACCGAAAGAGCGGTATTGCTGTTCCCAAATCATCTGTTTTGACGGATGATGTTCAATCGGAATTTTGGGTGATGAAATTAATTAACGATACTACTGCCATAAAAACCGTCATTGAAAAAGGTTTGGAGAATGATAAATGGGTAGAATTAAAATCAAACAATATCAGTCTGAAAGACAGATTGTTGACTTCAGGAAATTTTGGTTTGTCAGATACCGCTTATGTTAAAATTGAAAAATAA